The following are from one region of the Gemmatimonadota bacterium genome:
- a CDS encoding uracil-DNA glycosylase: protein MTPSSFVEDLQQLEFDHVFNPYTDRCPVHDREDAPERRSVNLLSVLEAAAGRRVDALWIGRDYSYRGGRRTGLAFTDDAHLDEHALRWGLTLRRPTGDAVVRERSASVVWNVLSRIGATVFLWNVFPFHPHQPDHPFSNRSHVAVERRSGQHLLEQLIHMLEPAAIIAVGNDAEKAARRLAGPAKVVKVRHPSYGGQTEFLAGMEAYYGLR, encoded by the coding sequence ATGACCCCTTCATCGTTCGTCGAAGACCTCCAGCAACTCGAGTTCGATCATGTATTCAACCCGTATACGGATCGCTGCCCGGTTCACGATCGGGAAGACGCCCCCGAACGGCGGTCCGTGAACCTTCTGTCTGTGCTTGAAGCCGCGGCCGGACGGCGCGTGGACGCCCTGTGGATCGGTCGGGACTACAGTTACCGGGGCGGCCGGCGAACCGGCCTGGCGTTCACCGACGACGCGCATCTGGACGAACACGCCCTCAGGTGGGGATTGACGTTGCGGCGTCCGACGGGGGACGCCGTGGTCAGGGAACGCTCGGCCAGTGTCGTGTGGAACGTATTGTCCCGCATCGGGGCGACGGTCTTCCTCTGGAACGTCTTCCCCTTCCATCCCCACCAGCCGGACCATCCCTTCAGCAATCGATCCCATGTCGCCGTGGAACGCCGTTCCGGTCAACACCTGCTCGAGCAACTGATCCACATGCTGGAACCGGCCGCTATCATCGCCGTCGGTAACGACGCGGAAAAGGCGGCGCGAAGGCTCGCGGGACCGGCAAAGGTCGTGAAGGTGCGCCATCCCAGTTACGGGGGGCAGACCGAGTTCCTGGCCGGCATGGAAGCGTACTACGGTCTCAGATGA